A stretch of Hypnocyclicus thermotrophus DNA encodes these proteins:
- a CDS encoding tetratricopeptide repeat protein yields MKNPKKISLIIIYFTLVINIFSANIYEEYKNAKEYYNQKDYKKAMYSLELVLNEVPDYEDAKLLYFKINYELNNSEKVSKLFKELITTDDDVRVKLFNYLMLNNETTALLQIYDTLENKEALENIFLEYLYLNKEYNIILNKYPSIEYVKRIEKDKQKADNYYYEAISLLKNNSTNEAMVLMKKAIETYPENYIYYYKIGKVYADNKNFVLAEYNFNKALEYNDSEEIKLSLLKLYYDQKKYDKVYEMSRTISHLPEVRKILKSIYYDQKDNYKRVRIITRWNTQVTIDRRIIPNATLGDTYILSSVLPSVFDNRTGEKLATRTLPVARVRISRLDQKLATFEIIEEYTVIEVDQEYIIN; encoded by the coding sequence ATGAAAAATCCAAAAAAAATTAGTTTAATAATTATATATTTTACTTTAGTAATAAATATTTTTTCAGCGAATATATACGAAGAATATAAAAATGCTAAAGAATATTACAATCAAAAAGATTATAAAAAAGCTATGTATAGTCTAGAACTTGTATTAAATGAAGTTCCTGACTATGAAGATGCTAAACTTCTTTATTTTAAAATAAATTATGAGTTAAATAATAGTGAAAAAGTAAGTAAATTATTTAAGGAATTAATTACAACAGATGATGATGTTAGAGTGAAATTGTTTAATTATTTAATGTTAAATAACGAAACAACAGCACTTTTACAAATATATGATACTTTAGAAAATAAAGAAGCACTTGAAAATATATTTTTAGAATACTTATATTTAAATAAAGAATATAATATTATTTTAAATAAATATCCGTCAATTGAATATGTAAAAAGGATAGAAAAAGACAAACAAAAAGCAGATAATTACTATTATGAAGCTATAAGTTTATTAAAGAATAATAGTACAAATGAAGCTATGGTACTTATGAAAAAAGCAATAGAAACATATCCAGAAAATTATATATATTATTATAAAATAGGAAAAGTTTATGCAGATAATAAAAATTTTGTTTTAGCAGAATATAATTTTAATAAAGCTTTAGAATATAATGATTCTGAAGAAATAAAATTAAGTTTATTAAAACTTTATTATGACCAAAAAAAATATGATAAAGTATATGAAATGTCAAGAACTATTTCACACCTTCCAGAAGTAAGAAAAATATTAAAATCTATATATTATGACCAAAAAGATAATTACAAAAGAGTTAGAATTATCACAAGATGGAATACTCAAGTAACTATAGATAGAAGAATAATTCCCAATGCTACATTAGGTGATACTTATATACTAAGCAGTGTATTACCAAGTGTATTTGATAATAGAACAGGAGAAAAACTGGCAACTAGAACATTACCTGTCGCAAGGGTAAGAATAAGTAGACTTGATCAAAAATTAGCAACATTTGAAATAATAGAAGAATATACAGTTATAGAAGTTGATCAAGAATACATTATAAACTAA
- a CDS encoding STAS domain-containing protein, whose amino-acid sequence MVTNFEILEEKIGDTVILRVKGELDALVAPQLKDKLIKLTENGVKKIIIDFKELVHINSLAMGILRGRLKEIREKDGDLKLVNLNTHISTIFEMVGLDELFDIYNNENEALESF is encoded by the coding sequence ATGGTAACTAACTTTGAAATACTAGAAGAAAAAATAGGTGATACTGTTATACTTAGAGTAAAAGGAGAGCTAGATGCGTTAGTTGCACCTCAATTAAAAGATAAGTTAATAAAATTAACAGAAAATGGTGTGAAAAAAATTATAATTGATTTTAAAGAATTAGTACATATCAATAGTTTAGCGATGGGAATATTAAGAGGACGATTAAAAGAAATTAGGGAAAAAGATGGAGATTTAAAATTAGTGAATTTAAATACACATATTTCTACAATTTTTGAAATGGTTGGATTAGATGAATTATTTGATATTTATAATAATGAAAACGAGGCTTTAGAAAGCTTTTAA
- a CDS encoding ATP-binding protein produces MNTNFFLKVEAKYELLSKIRNAVKNFLINNKIDEKNIFQLISIIDELCTNVVEHAYFSKDDKRELELKLKIKDGKIFIIVEDFGSGFKGEGHSKEEGGMGLNIVRGLVDSLEIIVKKRGTRIEALKKL; encoded by the coding sequence ATGAATACAAATTTTTTTTTAAAAGTAGAAGCAAAATATGAGCTTTTAAGTAAAATAAGAAATGCCGTAAAAAATTTTTTAATAAACAATAAAATAGATGAAAAAAATATATTTCAACTAATATCAATAATTGATGAATTATGTACAAATGTAGTAGAACACGCATATTTTTCAAAAGATGATAAAAGAGAATTAGAATTAAAATTAAAAATTAAAGATGGAAAAATATTTATCATTGTTGAAGATTTTGGAAGTGGTTTTAAAGGTGAAGGACATAGTAAAGAAGAAGGTGGAATGGGTCTAAATATAGTTCGAGGACTTGTTGATAGTTTAGAAATTATAGTAAAAAAAAGAGGAACTAGAATAGAAGCTTTAAAAAAATTATAA
- the miaA gene encoding tRNA (adenosine(37)-N6)-dimethylallyltransferase MiaA — protein MNKGIVIAGPTGVGKTSLSIKLAKKIDADIISSDSMQVYKYMDIGTAKITKNEMEGVKHYLIDEIEPTHKYSVGEYYNRVNEVLSNLNGKNVILAGGTGLYIRSITEGLSSLPESNLEIRKELLKYTLEELCEKLKKIDIEAYKAIDLKNRIRVERALEVCLITNEKYSKLRNKNIKNNNYTFIKIGLKRDREILYNRINKRVDIMFNEGLLNEAKFLYENYKKGIENIKAIGYKELFLYFEGKITLNEAKEIIKRETRRYAKRQFTWFNKEKDIIWFDLDKQAEEEIIENILEIFNV, from the coding sequence ATGAATAAAGGAATTGTTATAGCAGGCCCAACAGGAGTTGGTAAAACATCACTTTCAATAAAATTAGCAAAAAAAATAGATGCAGATATAATTTCTAGTGATTCTATGCAAGTATATAAATATATGGATATAGGAACAGCTAAAATAACAAAAAACGAGATGGAAGGAGTGAAACATTATTTAATAGATGAAATAGAGCCAACACATAAATATAGTGTAGGCGAATATTATAATAGAGTCAATGAAGTACTAAGTAATCTTAATGGAAAGAATGTTATATTAGCTGGTGGAACAGGGCTTTATATTAGAAGTATAACAGAAGGATTATCTAGTTTACCAGAAAGTAATTTAGAGATAAGAAAAGAATTACTAAAATATACTTTAGAAGAATTATGTGAGAAATTAAAAAAAATAGATATTGAGGCATATAAGGCTATTGATTTAAAAAATAGAATAAGAGTAGAGAGGGCCTTAGAAGTTTGTCTAATTACAAATGAAAAATATTCGAAATTAAGAAATAAAAATATAAAAAATAACAATTATACTTTTATTAAGATTGGATTAAAAAGAGATAGGGAGATTTTATATAATAGAATTAATAAAAGAGTCGATATTATGTTTAATGAAGGTCTTTTAAATGAAGCAAAATTTCTATATGAAAATTATAAAAAAGGAATTGAGAATATAAAAGCTATAGGTTATAAAGAGCTATTTTTATATTTTGAAGGGAAAATCACATTAAATGAAGCAAAAGAAATAATAAAAAGAGAAACAAGACGTTATGCAAAAAGGCAATTTACTTGGTTTAATAAAGAAAAAGATATTATTTGGTTTGACTTAGATAAGCAAGCTGAAGAGGAGATTATAGAAAATATATTAGAGATTTTTAACGTTTAA
- the obgE gene encoding GTPase ObgE has translation MFIDEAIITVKAGKGGDGAATFRREKHVQFGGPDGGDGGDGGSIIFIADNNINTLIDFKYQKLFKAEDGKNGAKKKMYGKTGEDLVIKVPVGTMVRDIETGKLLLDLNKEGEKRVLLKGGKGGLGNIHFKSSIRKAPTLAGKGREGKELKIKLELKLLADVALVGYPSVGKSSLINKVSAAKSKVANYHFTTLAPKLGVVKHHDKSFVIADIPGLIEGAHEGVGLGDKFLKHIERCKMIYHIVDAAGLEGRDPIDDFEKINNELQKFSEKLSKKSQIVLANKMDMIYDDEKYEKFKKYIEKKGLKLFPVSVLLNDGLKEVLDETLVMLEKIEREPLEEEVEVENVIAEIEKDKKDWEVTIDENGTFEVTGKIIDNILNTYVFNGDAGIVSFIRMLKNLGLEKELKKHGIEDGDVIRIEGFEFEYVE, from the coding sequence ATGTTTATAGATGAGGCTATAATAACAGTAAAAGCGGGTAAAGGTGGAGATGGAGCGGCTACATTTAGAAGAGAAAAACATGTCCAATTTGGTGGTCCAGATGGTGGAGATGGTGGAGATGGTGGAAGCATTATTTTTATAGCAGATAATAATATAAATACATTAATAGATTTTAAATACCAAAAATTATTTAAGGCAGAAGATGGTAAAAATGGTGCTAAAAAGAAAATGTATGGGAAAACAGGAGAGGATTTAGTAATTAAAGTACCTGTTGGAACTATGGTTAGAGATATAGAAACTGGAAAATTATTATTAGATTTAAATAAAGAAGGAGAAAAAAGAGTTCTTTTAAAAGGTGGAAAAGGAGGACTTGGAAATATTCATTTTAAATCTTCTATAAGAAAAGCACCTACTTTAGCAGGAAAAGGAAGAGAAGGAAAAGAATTAAAAATAAAATTAGAACTTAAATTATTAGCTGATGTAGCTCTTGTAGGATATCCTAGTGTAGGGAAATCAAGTTTGATTAATAAAGTTTCAGCGGCAAAATCTAAAGTAGCAAATTATCATTTTACTACTTTAGCACCTAAATTAGGAGTAGTGAAACATCACGATAAATCATTTGTTATTGCTGATATTCCAGGACTTATCGAAGGGGCACATGAAGGGGTAGGATTAGGAGATAAATTTTTAAAACATATAGAAAGATGTAAGATGATATATCATATAGTTGATGCAGCTGGATTAGAAGGGAGAGATCCAATAGATGATTTTGAAAAAATAAATAATGAACTTCAAAAATTTAGTGAAAAATTATCTAAAAAATCTCAAATTGTGTTAGCAAACAAAATGGATATGATATATGATGATGAAAAATATGAAAAATTTAAAAAATATATAGAAAAAAAAGGACTAAAATTATTTCCAGTATCTGTATTGTTAAATGATGGGTTAAAAGAAGTTCTTGATGAAACATTAGTTATGTTAGAAAAAATAGAAAGAGAACCTTTAGAAGAAGAAGTAGAAGTAGAAAATGTAATAGCAGAAATAGAAAAAGATAAAAAAGATTGGGAAGTAACAATAGATGAAAATGGTACATTTGAAGTAACAGGAAAGATTATAGATAATATATTGAATACTTATGTATTCAATGGAGATGCTGGAATAGTTAGTTTTATTAGAATGTTAAAAAATTTAGGTCTAGAAAAAGAATTAAAAAAACATGGGATTGAAGATGGAGATGTAATTAGAATAGAAGGATTTGAATTTGAGTATGTAGAATAA
- the rpmA gene encoding 50S ribosomal protein L27 — protein MLMINLQLFASKKGAGSTKNGRDSNPKYLGVKRYDGQFVKAGNIIVRQRGNKFYAGTNMGQGKDFTLFALVDGFVKFERLGRDRKQVSVYPAE, from the coding sequence ATGTTAATGATAAATTTACAATTATTCGCGTCTAAAAAAGGAGCGGGTTCTACAAAAAATGGAAGAGATTCAAATCCTAAATATCTTGGAGTAAAAAGATATGATGGGCAATTTGTAAAAGCTGGAAATATAATTGTTAGACAAAGAGGAAACAAATTTTACGCAGGGACAAACATGGGACAAGGTAAAGATTTTACTCTGTTTGCTTTAGTTGATGGATTTGTAAAATTTGAAAGATTAGGAAGAGATAGAAAGCAAGTATCTGTATATCCTGCAGAATAA
- a CDS encoding ribosomal-processing cysteine protease Prp — translation MTKFTIVRKNYKIIGFYGEGHSGYANSGEDIVCSAISAISQQSAIGITEYLKIPAAIKIDEDTGYLKLDISSIKIQKKVIQHRKEIDAILESMCIMLKEIEKQYPKFLKVVEKEAN, via the coding sequence ATGACAAAGTTTACAATTGTAAGAAAAAATTATAAAATTATTGGGTTTTATGGTGAAGGGCATAGTGGGTACGCAAATAGCGGAGAAGATATTGTATGTTCAGCTATTTCAGCTATAAGCCAACAATCAGCTATTGGAATAACAGAATATCTTAAAATTCCAGCAGCTATAAAAATAGATGAAGATACAGGTTATTTAAAACTTGATATATCTTCTATAAAAATACAAAAAAAAGTAATACAACATAGAAAAGAAATAGACGCTATTTTAGAGTCTATGTGTATAATGTTGAAAGAAATAGAAAAGCAGTATCCAAAGTTTTTAAAAGTTGTTGAAAAGGAGGCAAACTAA
- the rplU gene encoding 50S ribosomal protein L21, translated as MYAVIKTGGKQYKVAAGDKIRVEKINAELNQEVELNEVLLVANEGEIKVGKPFVEGAKVVATVVAQGKGKKVINFKYKPKKASARKMGHRQLFTQLEIKSIEA; from the coding sequence ATGTACGCAGTAATAAAAACTGGAGGAAAACAGTACAAAGTAGCGGCAGGAGATAAAATAAGAGTAGAAAAAATAAATGCTGAATTAAATCAAGAAGTTGAATTAAATGAAGTGTTATTAGTAGCAAATGAAGGTGAAATTAAAGTTGGTAAACCTTTCGTAGAAGGAGCAAAAGTTGTAGCGACTGTAGTAGCTCAAGGAAAAGGGAAAAAAGTAATTAACTTTAAATATAAACCTAAAAAAGCTTCTGCTAGAAAAATGGGACATAGACAGTTATTTACTCAATTAGAAATAAAATCAATAGAAGCATAA
- a CDS encoding RnfABCDGE type electron transport complex subunit D, translating to MNKLKISIAPFIRTKYSYKNMLNDRFITLIPFIIIKIFYFKEQFVYSYILVFTIYFMFSLFIKKYLKKEVFDINMILNQTTILMLILPQNLSIKYYLLSGIMLSFFDYLIGNLLNPVILVKLFFSIFLLNVNKINLMLFKYNIDNFRIKKNLFLGIFNDKEFGVILLILAIFYLKIKNNIKIRIPLITIIVTYVLFALKGYDSDLIIMSGPLLFSLVYLAADTIYSPYTKIGKIYYAVFIAILNFYLFYYTQNTDSIFIAILISNLLVPFFEENSTPISFGEKINYKKILKILLLFLMISIPIFSKVNSSDLNKIFETTVYIDRNDKIEGEVIYYSVKDIFGDKIGYITKVKYKENELLVGISLYKKIYNVIIQNENKKEILNEYKLVDKNKLFLRVLKNKENKTIDKIMLKILKDFEKYTYMYKKDLKKDIENAGATKYIE from the coding sequence ATGAATAAATTAAAAATATCTATAGCGCCCTTTATTCGAACAAAATATAGTTATAAAAATATGTTAAATGATAGATTTATTACTTTAATACCGTTTATTATTATAAAAATATTTTATTTTAAAGAACAATTTGTATATTCATATATTTTAGTATTTACAATATATTTTATGTTTAGTTTATTTATAAAAAAATATTTAAAAAAAGAAGTTTTTGATATTAATATGATATTGAATCAAACAACAATATTAATGCTGATTTTACCACAAAATTTAAGTATAAAATACTATTTGTTAAGTGGAATTATGTTATCTTTTTTTGATTATTTAATAGGAAATTTATTAAATCCTGTAATTTTAGTAAAATTATTTTTTTCTATTTTTTTATTAAATGTTAATAAAATTAATTTAATGCTTTTTAAATATAATATAGATAATTTTAGAATTAAAAAAAATTTATTTTTAGGTATTTTTAATGATAAAGAATTTGGAGTAATACTTTTAATATTAGCAATTTTTTATTTAAAAATAAAAAATAATATAAAAATAAGGATACCATTAATAACAATAATAGTAACGTATGTTTTATTTGCATTAAAAGGATATGATAGTGATTTGATAATTATGTCTGGACCATTATTATTTTCATTAGTGTATTTAGCAGCAGACACAATTTATTCACCATATACAAAAATAGGAAAGATTTATTATGCTGTATTTATAGCAATTTTAAATTTTTATTTATTCTATTATACTCAAAATACAGACTCTATATTTATAGCAATTTTAATTTCAAATTTATTAGTTCCTTTTTTTGAAGAAAATAGTACGCCAATAAGTTTTGGAGAAAAAATTAATTATAAAAAAATATTAAAAATTTTACTTTTATTTTTAATGATATCAATACCTATTTTTTCAAAAGTTAATTCAAGTGATTTAAATAAAATTTTTGAAACAACGGTTTATATAGATAGAAATGATAAAATTGAAGGTGAAGTTATCTATTATAGTGTAAAAGATATTTTTGGCGATAAGATAGGTTATATAACAAAGGTTAAATACAAAGAGAATGAATTATTAGTTGGGATATCATTATATAAAAAAATATATAATGTAATAATTCAAAATGAAAATAAAAAAGAAATACTTAATGAGTATAAATTAGTAGATAAAAATAAGCTTTTTTTAAGAGTCTTGAAAAATAAAGAAAATAAAACAATTGATAAGATAATGTTAAAAATTTTAAAGGATTTTGAAAAATATACTTATATGTATAAAAAAGATTTAAAAAAAGATATAGAAAATGCAGGAGCAACTAAATATATTGAATAG
- a CDS encoding RnfABCDGE type electron transport complex subunit C, with product MKNFLELHYWKKEKDEIEIEHFFDVEEVLIPLDFKEKYTIYKQKNDYIHMGEVVAKDINNFPIFSSVAGTFIEIIEKNYKKDKKIKYIKIKVDIKNKKNNFKKRKNYENLTKKEFLKILKDYGIIDFNKKNTPVYKKFMKLKDDKIKHFIINGLETEPYLNGNNIVIYEKIKELKIIINFIIKLFKLENIIIIIENNKELSNFFKIHFDKSVIIKRVPKLYPLHKENLLIKYLFKKKYSRDLTKHKILMLNILCVLDIYNAVVENKPVIEKIVSVNGKGIEKPSILLVPIGMKIKDILEYCFYYNNKCKQIVINSLMDGEAIYNIELPVLRETKAIIALDEKETEKIKSYKCINCGRCVEVCPMNLVPLKFLDLSVKDVESIKKYNFDKCISCGSCQYICPTNQPLRETIYYLKKKLEEIDE from the coding sequence ATGAAAAATTTTTTAGAACTTCATTACTGGAAAAAAGAAAAAGATGAAATTGAAATAGAACATTTTTTTGATGTAGAAGAGGTTCTTATTCCTCTTGATTTTAAAGAAAAATATACTATTTATAAACAAAAGAATGATTATATCCACATGGGAGAAGTTGTAGCAAAGGATATTAATAATTTTCCTATATTTTCAAGTGTAGCAGGAACCTTTATTGAAATAATAGAAAAGAATTATAAAAAAGATAAAAAAATAAAATATATAAAAATAAAAGTTGATATTAAAAATAAAAAAAATAATTTTAAAAAAAGAAAAAATTATGAAAATTTAACGAAAAAAGAATTTTTAAAAATTTTAAAAGATTATGGTATTATAGATTTTAATAAAAAAAATACACCGGTATATAAAAAATTTATGAAATTAAAAGACGACAAAATAAAACATTTCATAATTAATGGATTGGAAACAGAACCTTATTTAAATGGAAATAATATAGTTATTTATGAAAAAATTAAAGAATTAAAAATTATAATTAATTTTATAATCAAGCTTTTTAAATTAGAAAATATTATAATTATTATAGAAAATAATAAAGAGCTGTCAAATTTTTTTAAGATACATTTTGACAAAAGTGTAATTATAAAAAGAGTTCCTAAGCTCTATCCATTACACAAAGAAAATCTATTAATAAAATATTTATTTAAAAAAAAATATTCGCGTGATTTAACGAAACATAAAATACTGATGTTAAATATTTTATGTGTATTAGATATATATAATGCAGTTGTAGAGAATAAACCTGTTATTGAAAAAATAGTATCAGTAAATGGAAAGGGCATAGAAAAGCCGTCTATTTTATTAGTTCCGATAGGAATGAAAATAAAAGATATATTAGAATACTGTTTTTATTACAATAATAAATGCAAACAAATTGTAATAAATAGTTTAATGGACGGAGAAGCAATTTATAATATTGAATTACCTGTACTTAGAGAAACTAAAGCTATAATAGCATTAGATGAAAAAGAAACAGAAAAAATAAAATCATATAAATGTATAAATTGTGGAAGATGTGTAGAAGTTTGTCCAATGAATTTAGTTCCATTGAAATTTTTAGATTTATCTGTGAAAGATGTAGAAAGTATAAAAAAATATAATTTTGATAAATGTATTAGTTGTGGAAGTTGTCAATATATTTGTCCAACTAATCAGCCACTTAGAGAAACAATATATTATTTAAAAAAGAAATTGGAGGAAATAGATGAATAA
- a CDS encoding aldo/keto reductase, translating to MKYNLLGNSDLNVSKIGFGCWATSKHGWKDVNLNDAIKTLETSFEYGINFFDTAPIYGFGKSEEILGQVFNSVRNKIIIATKFGLRWNEFGKVIHDLSRDSIMYEIEASLKRLRTNYIDLYQIHWPDNKTDILEVINTLEELKSQKIIKHIGVSNLNIDDLKKISSFIVSTQNKYNLLEKNVESNILPFCNKKNIGFIAYSPLAQGLLSGKIDSSYKFSKNDIRRFNPLFKDKELFNKIDKINKPLINSALKFLLEKKDVSSILISMTKLNHLKENIKIAESI from the coding sequence ATGAAATATAATTTATTAGGTAATTCTGATTTAAATGTATCAAAAATAGGTTTTGGATGCTGGGCTACTTCAAAACATGGTTGGAAAGATGTAAATTTAAATGATGCGATAAAAACATTAGAAACATCATTTGAATATGGAATAAATTTCTTTGATACTGCTCCTATTTATGGTTTTGGGAAATCTGAAGAAATATTAGGTCAAGTATTTAACAGTGTTCGAAATAAAATTATAATTGCAACAAAATTTGGTTTACGTTGGAATGAATTTGGAAAAGTTATACATGATTTATCTAGAGATAGTATAATGTATGAAATAGAAGCTAGTTTAAAAAGACTTAGAACTAATTATATTGATCTCTATCAAATTCATTGGCCTGATAATAAAACTGATATACTTGAAGTAATAAATACCTTAGAAGAATTAAAATCTCAAAAAATTATAAAACATATAGGTGTTTCAAATCTTAATATAGATGACTTAAAAAAAATTTCATCTTTTATAGTTTCAACACAAAACAAATACAATCTATTAGAAAAAAATGTCGAAAGTAACATTCTGCCATTTTGTAATAAAAAAAATATTGGATTTATAGCTTATAGTCCTTTGGCTCAAGGACTATTGTCTGGAAAAATAGACTCTAGTTATAAATTTTCAAAAAATGATATTCGTAGATTCAATCCATTATTTAAAGATAAAGAGTTGTTTAATAAAATTGATAAAATCAATAAACCTCTTATAAATAGTGCTCTAAAATTTCTTTTAGAAAAAAAAGACGTTTCTTCTATTTTAATTAGTATGACAAAATTAAATCATTTAAAAGAAAATATAAAAATAGCAGAAAGTATATAA
- a CDS encoding sensor domain-containing protein: MKLTNFKIVLIYFIFSFLWVIYSDKFILVLTKDPIILTHIQTYKGSFFIFLSTFLIYLLIYFETKQKEKLNIENLKNKNLMNNIINNTSSFIFIKNLNGEYILTNKKYQNILENPKNFFNNEVLSQIYTTDEEIKVKKKKISVEIPINNKIFLINKFPIFDKFGNIEYIGGIGTDITTIKKNQLNNEIKSLVFENSSKGIVIFNKNGDILETNNSFKNLFPVKSNLKSINDFKEFFYDKNEFFYLINAKNNILREFWMKKKDGTLFSTWINFVPINYNNFIIFIEDISQDKTDNFKNKEVYNIDRLTGLPNRFLFRDRLSQTIINSKINNFKFALIYLDIDNFNSINTYYNFSIGDKLLKEITNRISTIIEPNYTFSRISGDEFGIIVPNFSSITELNNFLEKIQNSFNKNFYINNNEINISISLGISIYPDNGLNIDTLEKNSIFALRYVKNNGKNGVHYFTETLNKKHIERIEISNHLKNALKFNELELYYQPQVNISTGQIIGVESLIRWKHSTKGFIPPVIFIPIAEENGMIHQIGEWVINTSLNSLKEWNTLFNKKIEISINLSPLQFRKDNIVNSIYKKVKKLNLDPKYITFEITEGILIEDIDKANQIINKFKNYGFNIALDDFGTGYSSLNYLRLFKIDKLKIDRIFIADYPEKDEGKLLELIINLGKYLNFEIIAEGVETPEQYNFIKNKKVDTIQGYYFYKPMQKYKIEELLKK, translated from the coding sequence ATGAAATTAACAAATTTTAAAATTGTATTAATATATTTTATATTTAGTTTTTTATGGGTGATTTATTCTGATAAATTTATTTTGGTTTTAACTAAAGATCCTATTATTCTTACACACATACAAACATATAAAGGAAGCTTCTTTATCTTTCTTAGCACTTTTTTAATATACTTATTAATTTATTTTGAAACAAAACAAAAAGAAAAACTAAATATAGAAAATCTAAAAAATAAAAATTTAATGAATAATATTATTAATAATACTTCATCTTTTATTTTTATAAAAAATTTAAATGGGGAATATATTTTAACAAATAAAAAATATCAAAATATTTTAGAAAACCCTAAAAATTTTTTTAACAATGAAGTTTTAAGTCAGATTTATACAACAGATGAAGAAATTAAAGTTAAAAAGAAAAAAATTTCCGTAGAAATCCCTATTAATAATAAAATTTTTTTGATAAACAAATTTCCTATTTTTGATAAATTTGGTAATATTGAATATATTGGTGGAATCGGAACCGATATTACAACAATTAAAAAAAATCAACTAAATAATGAAATAAAATCTCTTGTCTTTGAAAATTCTAGTAAAGGAATTGTTATTTTTAACAAAAATGGTGATATTTTAGAGACAAATAATTCTTTTAAAAATTTGTTCCCAGTCAAAAGTAATCTTAAATCTATTAATGATTTTAAAGAATTCTTTTATGATAAAAATGAATTCTTTTATTTAATAAATGCAAAAAATAACATTTTAAGAGAGTTTTGGATGAAAAAAAAAGATGGTACTCTTTTTTCTACTTGGATAAATTTTGTTCCAATAAATTATAATAATTTTATTATCTTTATAGAAGATATTTCTCAAGATAAAACAGACAATTTTAAAAACAAAGAAGTTTATAATATTGATAGACTTACTGGTTTGCCAAATAGATTTTTATTTCGAGATCGTCTTTCTCAAACTATTATAAATAGCAAAATAAATAATTTTAAATTTGCTTTAATTTATCTAGATATTGATAACTTTAATTCAATTAATACTTATTATAATTTTTCTATCGGTGATAAATTATTAAAAGAAATTACTAATAGAATTTCAACTATTATAGAACCAAATTATACTTTTTCTAGAATAAGTGGTGATGAATTTGGAATAATAGTCCCTAATTTTTCTTCTATAACAGAATTAAACAATTTTTTAGAAAAAATTCAAAATTCATTTAATAAAAATTTTTATATAAACAATAATGAAATAAATATTTCAATTAGTTTAGGAATATCTATTTATCCTGATAATGGACTAAATATTGATACTTTAGAAAAAAATAGTATTTTTGCATTAAGATATGTTAAAAATAATGGAAAAAATGGTGTCCATTATTTTACTGAAACACTAAATAAAAAACATATTGAACGAATAGAAATTTCAAATCATTTAAAAAATGCATTAAAGTTTAATGAACTTGAATTATATTATCAACCACAAGTTAATATATCTACTGGTCAAATAATAGGAGTTGAATCATTAATACGTTGGAAACATTCTACAAAAGGTTTTATCCCACCTGTTATTTTTATACCTATTGCTGAAGAAAATGGAATGATTCATCAAATTGGTGAATGGGTTATTAATACTTCACTAAATAGTTTAAAAGAATGGAATACTCTTTTTAATAAAAAAATAGAAATTTCTATAAATTTATCACCTCTTCAATTTAGAAAAGATAATATAGTTAATTCAATTTATAAAAAAGTTAAAAAGTTAAATTTAGATCCAAAATATATTACATTTGAAATTACAGAAGGCATTCTTATTGAAGATATCGATAAAGCTAATCAAATAATAAATAAATTTAAAAACTACGGCTTTAATATTGCTCTTGATGATTTTGGTACTGGCTATTCATCTTTAAATTATTTAAGACTTTTTAAAATAGATAAATTAAAAATTGATCGAATATTTATTGCTGACTACCCAGAAAAAGATGAAGGAAAACTTCTTGAACTAATTATTAATTTAGGAAAATATTTAAATTTTGAAATAATTGCTGAAGGTGTTGAAACTCCTGAACAATACAACTTTATTAAAAATAAAAAAGTTGATACTATTCAAGGATATTATTTTTATAAGCCTATGCAAAAATATAAAATAGAAGAACTTTTAAAAAAATAA